A window from Canis lupus baileyi chromosome 4, mCanLup2.hap1, whole genome shotgun sequence encodes these proteins:
- the LOC140632145 gene encoding uncharacterized protein isoform X2 yields MRLLTAAPRRPAKSQDGYLSINLTLHPLHLICLNKFGGWSVRLAEKPARPISDAPTRAPEPRQLALPSWGSAGPRPHPTRTPTRTRPGPGPGPRPGPRPAEPRPGPRPRTGPRPGPLGGTPTRTPTRTRPDPLGGTDPDPDPDPDPARPTRRDPTRTRPDPLDGTDPDPDPHPAWPARLCFTEEQTESQRGEGTRPAFSKFTAELEGESRASIPQHLLGPEIAGISYVSSLDLVCPLAPCTFIPRAESVPCPTGWNPALGDTWGLLRPPSHHVHQSLGCGTGPHAPSLSSPHPSGALPSQAQPQTPPRGPGVPPGEGRFHSLLARERQPEAPRRLLRRVESEAKLPEENGCLRTSRKPSDRCHLLLRPAETRTSPALSFLANSENIKVLELMGTPTSAAPGKVI; encoded by the exons ATGAGGCTTCTCACTGCCGCTCCCCGCCGTCCTGCCAAAAGCCAGGACGgttatttatccattaatctgACATTACACCCCCTGCATCTGATCTGCTTAAATAAATTTGGTGGGTGGAGTGTGCGCCTGGCGGAGAAACCCGCGCGTCCCATTTCCGACGCGCCAACGCGTGCGCCCGAGCCTCGCCAGCTCGCCTTACCCTCCTGGGGCTCTGCGGGGCCGCGGCCGCACCCGACCCGGACCCCGACCCGGACCCGGcccggacccggacccggaccccGACCCGGACCCCGCCCGGCGGAACCCCGACCCGGACCCCGACCCCGAACCGGACCCCGACCCGGCCCGCTCGGCGGGACCCCGACCCGGACCCCGACCCGGACCCGGCCCGACCCGCTCGGCGGGACCGACCCGGACCCCGACCCAGACCCCGACCCGGCCCGACCCACTCGGCGGGACCCGACCCGGACCCGGCCCGACCCGCTCGACGGGACCGACCCGGACCCCGACCCGCACCCCGCCTGGCCCGCTCG CTTGTGTTTTACAGAGGAGCAAACTGAaagccagagaggggaagggacccGTCCAGCGTTCAGCAAGTTCACAGCAGAACTGGAAGGAGAATCCAGGGCTTCTATCCCCCAG CATCTCCTTGGCCCAGAAATTGCTGGAATTTCCTATGTGTCCTCTCTAGATCTTGTCTGCCCCTTGGCACCCTGTACCTTCATCCCCAGGGCTGAGTCTGTGCCCTGCCCTACAGGCTGGAACCCAGCACTAGGTGACACCTGGGGCCTGCTGCGCCCGCCCAGCCACCACGTCCACCAGAGCCTTGGATGCGGCACTGGCCCGCACGCACCCAGCCTGAGCTCACCGCACCCCTCTGGGGCTCTCCccagccaggcccagccccaAACACCTCCCAGAGGGCCGGGAGTTCCACCTGGAGAAGGACGCTTCCACAGTCTTCTTGCCCGGGAGAGGCAGCCCGAGGCCCCACGCAGGCTGCTGAGGCGAGTGGAGAGTGAAGCG AAGCTCCCAGAGGAGAACGGCTGCCTCCGAACCTCCAGGAAACCCTCTGACCGTTGCCATCTGCTCCTGAGGCCTGCCGAGACCCGAACCAGCCCAGCCCTTTCCTTCCTAGCCAACTCGGAGAACATCAAAGTGCTGGAG CTCATGGGCACCCCGACCAGTGCTGCTCCTGGGAAAGTGATCTGA
- the LOC140632145 gene encoding uncharacterized protein isoform X1, translating into MRLLTAAPRRPAKSQDGYLSINLTLHPLHLICLNKFGGWSVRLAEKPARPISDAPTRAPEPRQLALPSWGSAGPRPHPTRTPTRTRPGPGPGPRPGPRPAEPRPGPRPRTGPRPGPLGGTPTRTPTRTRPDPLGGTDPDPDPDPDPARPTRRDPTRTRPDPLDGTDPDPDPHPAWPARLCFTEEQTESQRGEGTRPAFSKFTAELEGESRASIPQHLLGPEIAGISYVSSLDLVCPLAPCTFIPRAESVPCPTGWNPALGDTWGLLRPPSHHVHQSLGCGTGPHAPSLSSPHPSGALPSQAQPQTPPRGPGVPPGEGRFHSLLARERQPEAPRRLLRRVESEALPEENGCLRTSRKPSDRCHLLLRPAETRTSPALSFLANSENIKVLEARRKSPGHPLGAEWGRLGPLSSPSRLVLLTPLP; encoded by the exons ATGAGGCTTCTCACTGCCGCTCCCCGCCGTCCTGCCAAAAGCCAGGACGgttatttatccattaatctgACATTACACCCCCTGCATCTGATCTGCTTAAATAAATTTGGTGGGTGGAGTGTGCGCCTGGCGGAGAAACCCGCGCGTCCCATTTCCGACGCGCCAACGCGTGCGCCCGAGCCTCGCCAGCTCGCCTTACCCTCCTGGGGCTCTGCGGGGCCGCGGCCGCACCCGACCCGGACCCCGACCCGGACCCGGcccggacccggacccggaccccGACCCGGACCCCGCCCGGCGGAACCCCGACCCGGACCCCGACCCCGAACCGGACCCCGACCCGGCCCGCTCGGCGGGACCCCGACCCGGACCCCGACCCGGACCCGGCCCGACCCGCTCGGCGGGACCGACCCGGACCCCGACCCAGACCCCGACCCGGCCCGACCCACTCGGCGGGACCCGACCCGGACCCGGCCCGACCCGCTCGACGGGACCGACCCGGACCCCGACCCGCACCCCGCCTGGCCCGCTCG CTTGTGTTTTACAGAGGAGCAAACTGAaagccagagaggggaagggacccGTCCAGCGTTCAGCAAGTTCACAGCAGAACTGGAAGGAGAATCCAGGGCTTCTATCCCCCAG CATCTCCTTGGCCCAGAAATTGCTGGAATTTCCTATGTGTCCTCTCTAGATCTTGTCTGCCCCTTGGCACCCTGTACCTTCATCCCCAGGGCTGAGTCTGTGCCCTGCCCTACAGGCTGGAACCCAGCACTAGGTGACACCTGGGGCCTGCTGCGCCCGCCCAGCCACCACGTCCACCAGAGCCTTGGATGCGGCACTGGCCCGCACGCACCCAGCCTGAGCTCACCGCACCCCTCTGGGGCTCTCCccagccaggcccagccccaAACACCTCCCAGAGGGCCGGGAGTTCCACCTGGAGAAGGACGCTTCCACAGTCTTCTTGCCCGGGAGAGGCAGCCCGAGGCCCCACGCAGGCTGCTGAGGCGAGTGGAGAGTGAAGCG CTCCCAGAGGAGAACGGCTGCCTCCGAACCTCCAGGAAACCCTCTGACCGTTGCCATCTGCTCCTGAGGCCTGCCGAGACCCGAACCAGCCCAGCCCTTTCCTTCCTAGCCAACTCGGAGAACATCAAAGTGCTGGAGGCAAGAAGAAAGTCCCCAGGCCACCCACTGGGGGCAGAGTGGGGCAGACTGGGGCCGCTCAGCAGTCCCAGCAGGCTCGTGCTCCTGACACCCCTGCCCTGA